One window of the bacterium genome contains the following:
- a CDS encoding fused MFS/spermidine synthase translates to MNRFDHRLAYALFVASGATGLVYEVTWFRNLSLIFGASFESSAIVLAAFMGGMSLGGFAFGRLARRFERPLRVYALLELGIGGLALVLPSLMRAIDTLYGALAPGDGSVDAGLLALRSVLAFAALVLPTFLMGATLPVVTRLLVEEDDEFGTRLAWLYGSNTVGAVLGTLAAGFRMIPALGVWRTQLAAIAVNVVIGLVALGLDRRVRPVEERTIAATAGPDSTSQDSIRGLRLVFWGTALSGFASLALEVLWTRALSVAVGSSTYSFSVMLAAFLTGIALGSLIHAMSPTAGRPLVPRFGWILAAAGVGALVVSSAIPQLPRLAIQLNLALYDDLARIRPLTTFLLAFVMMVVPCLFIGMAFPLANEARARLAAARGDGFARPVGDTLSLNTLGSIAGSLGAGFVLIPLVGLERAMFLAASLYVAWGAIVLAVEAAEQQGLTSPSVVFAVIAAGVALSLPALLPGRTDELFGAFSNNQLGQYVRADGGIDVEAELGKGVVRYYREGRSATVSVHEQDGFRSISVNGKIVASDDPEDLRTQYMLAHVPLLVHPDPSSALVIGMGAGTTLGGITAHDDLDRIALAEIEEAMLGAEPHFAASNGSPLSDPRLRVFLEDGRNYLKTTDHRYDVITADPIHPWTRGSGYLYTEEYYRLAAERLEAGGIMCQWLPVADLAPADFKSVVATFAKVFSYTMLWHSTSAVLIGSDAPLTLDLADLERRMKQPGVARQLDLLGLDTPLAFVGELRLDDAQVRDFAAGGLVNTDDNLHLEFSSPLAIGGDRQVWSVLRALHAYPPGVSPLRAAAPETVEALHAVQRAKTRTVLATIGIRSPDPGLRGEAFRALNALVAERPDYRPAAMALAAYLGQRAEHFLTQGGRGSAQGLVDAERAIALDPASGIAWHAQGLAERRRGRKASALAAFERARSLEPRQWRHHLEVARVLDALGRREEARAALAAGLEVHPTNEAMRSLEESWGAS, encoded by the coding sequence GTGAACCGCTTCGACCACCGACTCGCCTATGCGCTCTTCGTCGCGTCGGGAGCGACGGGGCTCGTCTACGAGGTCACCTGGTTCCGGAACCTCTCGCTGATCTTCGGTGCCAGCTTCGAGTCCTCAGCGATCGTGCTCGCCGCCTTCATGGGCGGGATGTCCCTGGGCGGCTTCGCTTTCGGGCGGCTCGCGCGTCGATTCGAGCGGCCCCTCCGCGTCTACGCGCTCCTCGAACTCGGGATCGGCGGTCTCGCCCTCGTCCTCCCCTCGCTGATGCGCGCGATCGACACGCTCTACGGGGCGCTCGCGCCGGGAGACGGAAGCGTCGATGCGGGGCTGCTCGCGCTCCGAAGCGTGCTCGCCTTCGCGGCCCTCGTCCTCCCGACCTTCCTGATGGGCGCGACCCTGCCGGTCGTGACGCGTCTCCTCGTCGAAGAGGACGACGAGTTCGGGACGCGCCTCGCCTGGCTCTATGGATCGAATACGGTCGGCGCCGTCCTCGGAACCCTCGCCGCCGGCTTCCGGATGATCCCGGCCCTCGGTGTCTGGCGGACCCAGCTGGCGGCGATCGCCGTGAACGTCGTGATCGGCCTCGTCGCGCTGGGCCTCGATCGGCGCGTGCGACCCGTCGAGGAACGAACGATTGCTGCGACCGCGGGGCCCGACTCGACCAGCCAGGATTCCATTCGCGGGCTCCGCCTGGTCTTCTGGGGGACCGCCCTCTCGGGCTTCGCGTCTCTCGCCCTCGAGGTGCTCTGGACCCGGGCGCTCTCGGTCGCGGTCGGGAGCTCGACCTACAGCTTCTCCGTCATGCTCGCGGCGTTCCTCACGGGCATCGCCCTCGGGAGCCTGATCCACGCGATGTCCCCGACCGCCGGGCGCCCCCTCGTTCCGCGCTTCGGATGGATCCTGGCCGCGGCCGGCGTTGGGGCCCTCGTCGTGTCGAGCGCGATCCCGCAGCTCCCCCGCCTCGCGATCCAGCTCAATCTGGCGCTCTACGACGATCTCGCGCGGATCCGCCCGCTCACGACCTTCCTCCTCGCCTTCGTGATGATGGTCGTGCCCTGTCTGTTCATCGGCATGGCCTTTCCCCTCGCGAACGAGGCCCGGGCGCGGCTCGCGGCCGCGCGGGGCGACGGTTTCGCGCGGCCGGTGGGGGACACCCTTTCGCTGAACACCCTCGGTTCGATCGCAGGGTCCCTCGGCGCGGGGTTCGTGCTGATTCCGCTCGTCGGGCTCGAGCGAGCGATGTTCCTCGCCGCGTCCCTCTACGTTGCGTGGGGGGCGATCGTGTTGGCGGTCGAGGCCGCCGAGCAGCAGGGCCTGACCTCGCCCTCGGTGGTCTTCGCGGTGATCGCGGCCGGCGTCGCGCTCTCGCTCCCCGCGCTCCTGCCCGGGCGGACCGACGAGCTCTTCGGGGCCTTCAGCAACAACCAGCTCGGTCAGTACGTGCGGGCGGACGGCGGGATCGACGTCGAGGCCGAGCTCGGCAAGGGCGTCGTCCGCTACTACCGCGAAGGCCGGAGCGCGACGGTCTCGGTCCACGAGCAGGACGGTTTTCGTTCGATCAGCGTGAACGGCAAGATCGTCGCGAGCGACGACCCCGAAGACCTGCGCACGCAGTACATGCTGGCCCACGTGCCGCTGCTCGTGCACCCCGACCCGAGCTCGGCGCTCGTCATCGGGATGGGGGCGGGGACGACCCTCGGCGGGATCACCGCGCACGACGACCTCGACCGCATCGCCCTCGCTGAGATCGAGGAGGCGATGCTCGGGGCCGAGCCCCATTTCGCCGCCTCGAACGGGTCCCCGCTCTCGGACCCGCGCCTGCGGGTCTTCCTCGAGGACGGCCGGAACTATCTCAAGACGACCGATCATCGCTACGACGTGATCACCGCCGATCCGATCCACCCGTGGACCCGCGGTTCGGGGTACCTCTATACCGAAGAGTACTACCGGCTCGCGGCCGAGCGCCTCGAGGCGGGCGGAATCATGTGTCAGTGGCTCCCGGTCGCGGACCTCGCCCCCGCCGACTTCAAATCCGTCGTGGCGACCTTCGCGAAGGTCTTCTCGTACACGATGCTGTGGCACAGCACGTCGGCGGTGTTGATCGGGAGCGACGCGCCCCTCACGCTCGATCTCGCGGACCTCGAGCGTCGGATGAAGCAGCCCGGGGTCGCGCGCCAGCTCGATCTCCTGGGACTCGACACGCCGCTCGCCTTCGTCGGGGAGCTCCGGCTCGACGATGCGCAGGTCCGGGATTTCGCGGCCGGGGGGCTGGTCAATACCGACGACAACCTGCACCTGGAATTCTCGAGCCCCCTGGCGATCGGCGGCGATCGACAGGTCTGGAGCGTCCTGCGCGCGCTGCACGCCTATCCGCCCGGGGTGAGCCCGCTCCGCGCGGCTGCGCCGGAGACGGTCGAGGCGCTGCACGCGGTCCAGCGGGCCAAGACGCGAACGGTGCTCGCGACGATCGGCATCCGTTCCCCGGACCCGGGCCTGCGTGGCGAGGCGTTCCGAGCGTTGAACGCGCTGGTCGCCGAGCGGCCGGACTATCGACCGGCGGCGATGGCCCTCGCGGCCTATCTCGGCCAACGCGCCGAGCATTTTCTCACCCAGGGCGGACGCGGATCGGCGCAGGGGCTCGTCGACGCGGAGCGGGCCATCGCCCTCGATCCAGCGAGCGGGATCGCCTGGCACGCCCAGGGGCTCGCCGAGCGGCGGCGTGGCCGGAAGGCTTCGGCCCTGGCGGCCTTCGAACGGGCGCGTTCACTCGAGCCCCGACAATGGCGACACCATCTCGAGGTCGCCCGGGTGCTCGACGCGCTGGGCCGTCGCGAGGAGGCGCGGGCGGCGCTGGCCGCAGGACTCGAGGTCCATCCGACGAACGAGGCGATGCGATCGCTCGAAGAATCCTGGGGCGCGAGCTAG
- a CDS encoding PQQ-dependent dehydrogenase, methanol/ethanol family has translation MGHAPSPRPSIATLFLAFALVVGLAFDASNASDAFAAREEPPPIVPIEGDVAWPLHGLTAREERFSPLDQIDRNSVALLGLAWSYMTGSDRGLEATPIVVDGVMYATASWSVVFALDAKTGRELWRHDPKVARWKARHACCGVVNRGVAVHDGRVYVGTIDGRLLALDGATGEPIWSVQTAPLGQPYTITGAPRVVKDLVVIGNGGAELGVRGFFSAYHVGTGELAWRFYTVPGSKDGPHEHPELERAAETWPPDSLWEAGLGGTAWDSMAYDAELDLLYVGTGNASVYDRAKRSPGGGDNLFLSSILALRPDTGRLVWHYQTTPGEHWDYTATQHMILADLEWKGTQRKVLMQAPKNGFFYVLDRRTGELLSAEKFVHASWASHVDLETGRPVERSEATWSQEARFVSPPPPGAHNWHPMSFHPDNGLVYIPASEGPYLYAPLDEFVYRPGLWNTGEDLAQLHRDMESTAAIRFMPCGLTRLIAWDPRAEKKAWEVLHDSGVPGGTLATAGQLVFQGSGNGRFSAFDAQNGRERWGVDVGIDVMAPPITYAIDGEQYIAVLAGVGGSHGNHMSRFTHDNAGRLLAWKIGGRATLPPVRQRPKREVAVPRLEVDAARIDQGRTLYANNCFSCHGMGTHASGIYPDLKTASAETHDQWDAIVRGGLRTAKGMPSFADALSEDDAKAIQAYVLDRAWRSGGLTEQLVEFIAERACIPTSWITD, from the coding sequence GTGGGCCACGCCCCCTCCCCTCGCCCGTCCATCGCCACGCTCTTCCTCGCGTTCGCCCTCGTCGTCGGGCTCGCCTTCGACGCCTCCAATGCCTCCGACGCCTTCGCGGCTCGCGAGGAGCCGCCGCCGATCGTCCCCATCGAGGGCGACGTCGCCTGGCCGCTCCATGGTCTGACTGCGCGCGAAGAGCGTTTCAGCCCCCTCGACCAGATCGACCGCAACAGCGTCGCCCTCCTCGGCCTCGCCTGGTCCTACATGACGGGCTCGGACCGCGGCCTCGAAGCGACACCGATCGTGGTGGACGGCGTGATGTACGCCACCGCCAGCTGGAGCGTCGTGTTCGCGCTCGACGCGAAGACCGGGCGCGAGCTCTGGCGCCACGATCCGAAGGTCGCACGCTGGAAAGCCCGGCACGCCTGTTGCGGCGTCGTGAACCGCGGCGTCGCGGTCCACGACGGCCGGGTCTACGTCGGCACGATCGACGGCCGGCTCCTCGCCCTCGACGGGGCGACGGGCGAGCCGATCTGGAGCGTTCAGACCGCGCCGCTCGGCCAGCCCTACACGATCACCGGCGCGCCCCGCGTCGTGAAGGACCTCGTCGTGATCGGCAACGGCGGCGCGGAGCTCGGCGTGCGCGGCTTCTTCTCCGCGTACCACGTCGGGACCGGCGAGCTGGCCTGGCGCTTCTACACCGTTCCCGGCAGCAAGGACGGCCCCCACGAACACCCGGAGCTCGAGCGCGCCGCGGAGACCTGGCCCCCGGACTCGCTCTGGGAAGCGGGACTCGGCGGAACCGCGTGGGACTCGATGGCCTACGACGCGGAGCTCGACCTGCTCTACGTGGGCACCGGGAACGCGAGCGTCTACGACCGCGCGAAGCGGAGTCCGGGGGGTGGGGACAATCTCTTCCTGTCTTCGATCCTCGCGCTTCGGCCCGACACGGGCCGCCTGGTCTGGCACTACCAGACGACCCCGGGCGAGCACTGGGACTACACGGCGACCCAGCACATGATCCTCGCCGACCTCGAGTGGAAGGGCACGCAGCGCAAGGTCCTCATGCAGGCGCCGAAGAACGGCTTCTTCTACGTGCTCGACCGCCGGACCGGGGAGCTGCTCTCCGCCGAGAAGTTCGTGCACGCCAGCTGGGCCAGCCACGTCGACCTCGAGACCGGACGGCCGGTCGAACGATCCGAAGCGACCTGGTCGCAGGAAGCGCGCTTCGTGTCACCACCGCCGCCGGGCGCGCACAACTGGCACCCGATGAGCTTCCATCCCGACAACGGGCTCGTCTACATCCCCGCGAGCGAGGGCCCCTACCTCTACGCGCCGCTCGACGAATTCGTCTACCGACCCGGCCTCTGGAACACCGGCGAAGACCTCGCACAGCTTCATCGCGACATGGAATCGACGGCGGCTATCCGCTTCATGCCCTGTGGCCTCACGCGACTGATCGCCTGGGACCCCCGAGCGGAGAAGAAGGCCTGGGAGGTCCTGCACGACTCGGGCGTCCCCGGTGGCACCCTTGCGACCGCCGGACAGCTCGTCTTCCAGGGCAGCGGCAACGGCCGCTTCAGCGCCTTCGACGCCCAGAACGGAAGGGAACGCTGGGGCGTCGACGTCGGTATCGACGTGATGGCCCCGCCGATCACCTACGCGATCGACGGCGAGCAGTACATCGCCGTCCTCGCGGGCGTGGGCGGGTCCCACGGCAACCACATGTCCCGCTTCACGCACGACAACGCCGGGCGGCTGCTCGCCTGGAAGATCGGGGGCCGGGCCACGCTGCCCCCGGTTCGTCAGCGCCCGAAGCGGGAGGTGGCCGTTCCGCGGCTCGAGGTCGACGCAGCACGCATCGACCAGGGACGTACGCTCTACGCGAACAACTGCTTCAGCTGTCACGGGATGGGCACCCACGCGAGCGGGATCTATCCCGACCTGAAGACCGCCAGCGCCGAGACCCACGACCAGTGGGACGCAATCGTCCGCGGCGGTCTGCGAACCGCGAAGGGCATGCCGAGCTTCGCCGACGCGCTCTCCGAAGACGACGCCAAGGCGATCCAGGCGTACGTCCTCGACCGGGCCTGGCGGAGCGGCGGACTGACC
- a CDS encoding amidohydrolase family protein, whose translation MQCRKAALVLPFLWALAGLLSAGSAAAEPAYDLVVRGGRVIDPASGLDAVRDVGITGDRITAVSESPLDGARTIDAAGLVVSPGFIDLHTHSPTPLGQRYQLQDGVTTALELEAGSYPVADFAVELEDEARIHFGSSVGWASTRVETIAGLRFQTLLSSTPTPVSLRGVWTMLRGLFGGRPTEAFTSVATADERARMREMLEDDLAAGGLGVGVPLDYLSEGTDEDELRMVFEVTAAANSLLYIHVRRGINGDPAGLREALRLARETGAAIHVCHISHNAMRNIDLFLREIREARSEGVDVTTELLPYDAGSALISSAVFSRNWREIFAIDYADVEWAATGMRFDEATWNEYREKHPGGQVVHHYLKPEWTRRALVEPGVLVVSDLLPMVDEETMVAPHNGAFTRILGRHVREYGDLDLVTALSKMTSLPAQRLATFFPAFERKGRVAVGADADLTVFDPETVIDRATYGDPFQPSDGIEAVIVAGQVALAQGRVVEDVLAGRRILNLEVR comes from the coding sequence ATGCAATGCCGAAAGGCCGCGCTCGTCCTCCCGTTCCTCTGGGCCTTGGCGGGGCTCCTCTCCGCGGGGTCCGCCGCCGCCGAGCCCGCCTACGACCTCGTCGTGCGCGGCGGACGCGTGATCGATCCCGCGAGCGGTCTGGACGCGGTCCGAGACGTCGGGATCACCGGCGACCGGATCACCGCCGTGAGCGAATCCCCCCTCGACGGTGCCCGCACGATCGACGCCGCAGGTCTCGTCGTTTCGCCCGGCTTCATCGACCTCCACACCCACTCCCCCACGCCCCTCGGCCAGCGCTACCAGCTCCAGGACGGGGTCACGACGGCCCTCGAGCTCGAGGCGGGTAGCTACCCCGTCGCCGATTTCGCCGTGGAGCTCGAGGACGAAGCGCGGATCCACTTCGGCAGCTCCGTCGGCTGGGCCTCGACCCGGGTCGAGACGATCGCGGGACTCCGCTTCCAGACCCTGCTGTCGAGCACGCCGACGCCGGTCAGCCTGCGCGGCGTCTGGACGATGCTCCGCGGCCTCTTCGGCGGCCGACCGACCGAAGCCTTCACCAGCGTCGCGACCGCGGACGAGCGAGCCCGGATGCGGGAGATGCTCGAGGACGATCTCGCCGCGGGCGGGCTCGGCGTCGGCGTCCCCCTCGACTATCTGAGCGAGGGCACCGACGAGGACGAGCTCCGCATGGTCTTCGAGGTCACCGCCGCTGCGAACAGCCTGCTCTACATCCACGTGCGCCGCGGCATCAACGGCGACCCGGCGGGCCTGCGCGAAGCGCTGCGACTCGCCCGGGAGACCGGCGCCGCGATCCACGTCTGCCACATCTCCCACAACGCGATGCGCAACATCGACCTCTTCCTGCGCGAGATCCGCGAGGCACGCTCCGAAGGCGTCGACGTCACGACCGAGCTCCTGCCCTACGACGCGGGATCGGCCCTGATCTCGTCGGCGGTCTTCTCGCGGAACTGGCGGGAGATCTTCGCGATCGACTACGCCGACGTCGAGTGGGCGGCGACGGGCATGCGCTTCGACGAAGCGACCTGGAACGAGTACCGCGAGAAGCATCCCGGCGGCCAGGTGGTCCACCACTACCTGAAGCCCGAGTGGACGCGACGCGCCCTCGTCGAGCCGGGCGTCCTCGTGGTGAGCGACCTGCTCCCCATGGTCGACGAGGAGACGATGGTCGCCCCGCACAACGGGGCGTTCACCCGGATCCTCGGGCGCCACGTCCGGGAATACGGGGACCTCGATCTCGTGACCGCGCTGTCGAAGATGACGTCCCTTCCCGCCCAGCGACTCGCGACCTTCTTCCCAGCCTTCGAGCGGAAGGGTCGCGTCGCGGTCGGGGCCGACGCCGACTTGACGGTCTTCGACCCGGAGACCGTGATCGACCGGGCGACCTACGGAGATCCCTTCCAGCCTTCGGACGGGATCGAAGCCGTGATCGTCGCAGGCCAGGTCGCTCTCGCGCAGGGACGCGTCGTCGAGGACGTATTGGCCGGCCGAAGAATCCTGAATCTGGAGGTCCGATGA
- a CDS encoding alpha/beta hydrolase domain-containing protein: MIARTHAVALRPVAILVALLSLAGLLAAAPGAARVVELEITRRVPILEPDAFRDDLGKPIPYELIEGRVHYAFAPDAPGNARVADLAAAARSPEQAEVRASGDFTVLQAIDPKQRSGTALFDVPNRGRRLALALMNRVERSFGASATLDPSSPLDWGDGFLMRRGLTVVWIGWQADAPRFPDAMTLDVPSALADAAGQPIRGLARSDWVVDEDATTLPLAALGHLPNVASEPDAPENRLTRRRARNAEREVVPRATWRFDEAGGSIVASDGAFEAGWIYELVYVSSRPRLLGLGFAAFRDFARYVKGDPDCPFRAATLVAHGLSQSGRYLRHFLYDGFNEGAADEGTGSERVFDGMMIQIGGAGRGGFNHRFGHPGRVGNPYANFFYPGDAFPFTGRPTRDGDREAGLYDRAIASGTLPKIFQINTGYEYWGRAASLIHMTPDGTRDVAPVADERLYHVASAPHYSLPFPPDPRSEIEPGLFVGSSIDTRAFQRALLTHLLAWVEADVAPPASSIPTIESGTLVLPGSLDYPVASLVPPRSPHVADRLDFGPRFEERIIDVQPPKRGAAYAIRVPGIDATGNEATGLRAVELQAPIGTYTPWALRHGKPGGADEMVGYIGSFLPLARTEAERAPGDTRPALRALYPDRDAYETRVAAAIDQLFAAGWLLAEDVKPTFDAAIERWKWATRRDVPTTR, from the coding sequence ATGATCGCCCGTACCCACGCAGTCGCTCTCCGCCCCGTCGCAATCCTCGTCGCCCTCCTCTCCCTGGCCGGCCTCCTCGCCGCCGCCCCGGGCGCCGCCCGCGTCGTCGAGCTCGAGATCACGCGTCGCGTCCCGATCCTCGAGCCCGACGCTTTTCGCGACGACCTCGGGAAGCCGATCCCCTACGAGCTGATCGAAGGTCGGGTCCACTACGCCTTCGCCCCGGACGCGCCCGGGAACGCGCGCGTGGCGGACCTCGCCGCCGCCGCGCGTTCGCCGGAGCAAGCCGAAGTCCGGGCGAGCGGTGACTTCACCGTCCTCCAGGCCATCGACCCGAAGCAGCGGAGCGGGACCGCGCTCTTCGACGTCCCGAACCGCGGCCGCCGACTCGCCCTGGCGCTCATGAACCGGGTGGAGAGGAGCTTCGGCGCCTCGGCGACCCTGGACCCGTCGTCTCCGCTCGACTGGGGCGACGGTTTCCTGATGCGGCGAGGCCTGACCGTCGTCTGGATCGGCTGGCAGGCGGATGCGCCGCGCTTCCCGGACGCGATGACCCTCGACGTTCCGAGCGCACTCGCCGACGCCGCGGGCCAGCCGATTCGTGGGCTCGCGCGCTCGGACTGGGTCGTCGACGAGGACGCCACGACGCTCCCCCTCGCAGCCCTCGGCCACCTCCCCAACGTCGCGAGCGAGCCCGACGCGCCCGAGAATCGGCTCACGCGACGGCGCGCAAGGAACGCCGAGCGTGAGGTCGTCCCGCGCGCGACCTGGCGCTTCGACGAAGCAGGCGGATCGATCGTGGCGAGCGACGGCGCCTTCGAAGCCGGCTGGATCTACGAGCTCGTCTACGTGTCGAGTCGGCCGCGGCTCCTCGGGCTCGGCTTCGCCGCGTTCCGGGACTTCGCCCGCTACGTGAAGGGCGACCCGGACTGTCCCTTTCGCGCAGCGACCCTCGTCGCGCACGGGCTCTCCCAGTCCGGCCGCTACCTCCGCCACTTCCTCTACGACGGCTTCAACGAAGGCGCCGCGGACGAGGGGACCGGGAGCGAACGCGTCTTCGACGGCATGATGATCCAGATCGGCGGCGCCGGCCGCGGCGGCTTCAACCATCGTTTCGGTCACCCGGGACGCGTCGGCAATCCCTACGCGAACTTCTTCTATCCCGGCGATGCCTTCCCCTTCACCGGCCGCCCGACCCGCGACGGCGACCGGGAGGCGGGGCTCTACGACCGGGCGATCGCGAGCGGCACGCTCCCGAAGATCTTCCAGATCAACACCGGCTACGAATACTGGGGCCGCGCCGCTTCCCTCATCCACATGACGCCGGACGGAACCCGGGACGTCGCGCCCGTCGCCGACGAACGCCTCTACCACGTCGCGAGCGCGCCCCACTACTCCCTGCCCTTCCCTCCGGATCCGCGAAGCGAGATCGAACCGGGGCTCTTCGTGGGAAGCAGCATCGACACCCGCGCCTTCCAGCGCGCCCTCCTGACGCACCTGCTCGCCTGGGTCGAGGCCGACGTCGCCCCGCCCGCGTCGTCGATCCCCACAATCGAGAGCGGGACCCTCGTCCTCCCCGGATCACTCGACTACCCCGTTGCGAGCCTCGTGCCCCCGCGCTCGCCCCACGTCGCCGATCGCCTCGACTTCGGTCCGCGCTTCGAGGAGCGGATCATCGACGTGCAGCCGCCGAAGCGCGGCGCGGCCTACGCGATCCGTGTCCCGGGGATCGACGCGACCGGCAACGAGGCGACGGGTCTGCGCGCAGTCGAGCTCCAGGCGCCCATCGGGACCTACACGCCCTGGGCACTCCGCCACGGCAAGCCCGGCGGCGCCGACGAAATGGTCGGCTACATCGGTTCCTTCCTGCCCCTCGCCCGAACCGAAGCGGAACGCGCTCCCGGCGACACGCGCCCCGCCCTGCGCGCGCTCTATCCCGATCGCGACGCCTACGAGACCCGGGTCGCCGCGGCGATCGACCAGCTCTTCGCAGCCGGCTGGCTCCTCGCCGAGGACGTGAAGCCGACCTTCGATGCGGCGATCGAACGCTGGAAGTGGGCGACGCGACGGGACGTCCCGACCACGCGTTAG
- a CDS encoding aldo/keto reductase produces the protein MEFRNLGDSGLKVSVAGIGCNNFGWTIDYEQSEKVIRAALDSGINFFDTADCYGAGGSETNLGRALGAERQNVVIASKFGVPMGEGPLMGGASRRYVMQACEASLKRLGTDYIDVYIMHIPDPDTPIAETLDALNILIDQGKVRYAGCSNLAGWQISNAAWEADTAGLKGFVTAQNEWSLLNRDVEAEVVPAAEHHGLGIMPYFPLASGALTGKYKRGQDFDKDSRYGGGEGREMFSQMYGHFVSDDNLAKVERLEEVASAAGISLIELALSWLASQSSVSSVIAGATKPEQVESNAKLTHGGLARDVLDAVDKALS, from the coding sequence ATGGAATTCCGCAACCTCGGCGACTCGGGCCTCAAGGTCTCGGTCGCGGGCATCGGCTGCAACAACTTCGGTTGGACGATCGACTACGAGCAGAGCGAGAAGGTGATCCGCGCGGCGCTCGATAGCGGGATCAACTTCTTCGACACCGCCGACTGCTACGGCGCAGGTGGCTCGGAGACGAATCTCGGTCGCGCGCTCGGGGCCGAGCGGCAGAACGTGGTGATCGCGTCGAAGTTCGGGGTGCCGATGGGCGAAGGGCCGCTGATGGGCGGGGCGTCGCGGCGCTACGTGATGCAGGCGTGCGAAGCGAGTCTGAAGCGCCTCGGTACGGACTACATCGATGTCTACATCATGCACATCCCGGATCCGGACACGCCGATCGCGGAGACCCTGGATGCGCTGAACATCCTCATCGACCAGGGCAAGGTTCGTTATGCGGGCTGCTCGAACCTCGCCGGCTGGCAGATCTCGAACGCCGCCTGGGAGGCCGACACTGCGGGTCTCAAGGGCTTCGTCACGGCCCAGAACGAATGGAGCCTGCTGAACCGTGACGTCGAGGCCGAGGTCGTGCCCGCCGCGGAGCATCACGGCCTCGGAATCATGCCCTACTTCCCGCTGGCCTCCGGCGCGCTGACGGGCAAGTACAAGCGCGGGCAGGACTTCGACAAGGACAGCCGCTACGGGGGCGGCGAAGGCCGCGAGATGTTCAGCCAGATGTACGGTCACTTCGTGTCCGACGACAATCTCGCCAAGGTCGAGCGCCTCGAGGAGGTCGCCTCCGCCGCCGGCATCTCGCTGATCGAGCTCGCGCTCTCCTGGCTCGCCAGTCAGTCGTCGGTGTCCTCGGTGATCGCCGGCGCGACGAAGCCGGAGCAGGTCGAGAGCAACGCGAAGCTCACACACGGGGGGCTCGCCCGGGACGTGCTCGACGCAGTCGACAAGGCGCTGTCGTAG
- a CDS encoding ADP-ribosylglycohydrolase family protein, with translation MGDLEGRLRNAWQGRVSGCMLGKAVEAFSMTQGHAKLTAYLESVGALPVRDYIPLAAEPPPLLLASCCRDRFEASEPDDDINYSVLALGMLEAHGASLSTIDVARTWLMKLPVGMTFTAERAAYKTLLEKGHEWFSMGAEPGFDLAECADNEFNEWIGAQIRADVYGWATPGNPALAARLARADAALSHVGDGIDGAVIVAAWGAAIPGCSELSSALDVALAEVPAESGAAAAALLGRRLALAGEGPEAIHQAYEDLSPVHTNNNLALVVWALLSHPDDFGAAIGDVVAAGWDTDCNGATVGALWALQEKRIPEAWTAPWQGRVRVSLAGEGEHALDELVARTAAVAARLAS, from the coding sequence ATGGGAGATCTCGAGGGGCGGCTCCGCAACGCATGGCAGGGCCGAGTCTCCGGCTGCATGTTGGGCAAGGCGGTCGAGGCCTTCTCGATGACTCAGGGGCACGCAAAGCTGACGGCGTATCTCGAGAGCGTCGGGGCGCTCCCGGTCCGGGACTACATTCCGCTCGCGGCGGAGCCGCCGCCGCTCTTGCTGGCTTCCTGCTGTCGCGATCGCTTCGAGGCGAGCGAGCCGGACGACGACATCAACTACTCGGTCCTGGCGCTCGGGATGCTCGAGGCCCACGGTGCTTCGCTCTCGACGATCGACGTCGCACGGACCTGGCTGATGAAGCTCCCGGTGGGCATGACCTTCACCGCGGAGCGCGCCGCCTACAAGACGCTCCTCGAGAAGGGGCACGAATGGTTCTCGATGGGGGCCGAGCCGGGCTTCGACCTGGCCGAGTGTGCCGACAACGAGTTCAACGAGTGGATCGGAGCGCAGATCCGCGCCGACGTCTACGGCTGGGCCACGCCCGGGAATCCCGCGCTGGCCGCGCGTCTCGCGCGGGCGGACGCGGCGCTCTCGCACGTGGGCGACGGCATCGATGGCGCGGTGATCGTGGCCGCGTGGGGGGCGGCGATTCCGGGCTGCTCCGAGCTCTCCTCCGCGCTCGACGTGGCGCTCGCGGAGGTTCCGGCGGAATCGGGCGCCGCCGCCGCCGCCCTGCTCGGGCGAAGACTCGCCCTGGCCGGCGAGGGGCCGGAGGCGATCCACCAGGCCTACGAAGACCTCTCGCCCGTCCACACGAACAACAATCTGGCGCTCGTGGTCTGGGCGCTGCTCTCGCATCCGGACGATTTCGGGGCCGCGATCGGGGACGTCGTCGCCGCCGGCTGGGACACCGACTGCAACGGGGCGACGGTCGGGGCGCTCTGGGCGCTGCAGGAGAAGCGGATTCCCGAAGCCTGGACGGCGCCCTGGCAGGGGCGGGTCCGCGTCTCGTTGGCCGGAGAGGGCGAGCACGCCCTCGACGAGCTCGTCGCGCGGACCGCGGCGGTCGCGGCCCGCCTCGCTTCCTAG